One window of Deltaproteobacteria bacterium RBG_16_64_85 genomic DNA carries:
- a CDS encoding protein-L-isoaspartate O-methyltransferase, producing the protein MEMVSESFALLRHRMVVEQIKARGIRDERILAAMEDVPRHRFVPPHLATRAYEDGPLPIGEGQTISQPYIVAEMTQALRLTGAEKVLEIGTGSGYQTAILCRLTREVVSIERFSVFSASAEGVLRELGLENVRFRVGDGTMGVPEEAPFDRILVTAAAPRVPVPLFEQLGEGGILVIPIGGRWEQDLVQVYKKSGKAIKEFLGGCRFVPLVGRCGFAE; encoded by the coding sequence ATGGAAATGGTGAGCGAGTCCTTCGCCCTTCTTCGCCATCGCATGGTGGTGGAGCAGATCAAGGCCCGCGGAATCCGCGACGAACGGATCCTCGCCGCCATGGAGGATGTTCCCCGGCACCGTTTCGTTCCTCCACACCTTGCCACCAGGGCGTATGAAGACGGCCCTCTTCCCATCGGCGAGGGACAAACGATCTCCCAGCCGTACATCGTTGCGGAGATGACTCAAGCCCTGCGCCTGACGGGGGCGGAAAAAGTGCTGGAAATCGGAACCGGATCGGGATACCAGACGGCCATCCTTTGCCGTCTGACGCGGGAGGTGGTCAGCATCGAGCGGTTTTCCGTCTTTTCCGCTTCGGCGGAAGGGGTTCTCCGGGAACTGGGCCTGGAAAACGTTCGCTTCCGCGTGGGGGACGGAACGATGGGTGTTCCCGAAGAGGCTCCCTTCGATCGGATTCTGGTCACTGCCGCTGCGCCCAGGGTCCCGGTTCCGCTGTTCGAGCAGCTCGGCGAAGGCGGCATACTGGTGATTCCCATCGGGGGGAGATGGGAGCAGGATCTCGTCCAGGTGTACAAAAAATCCGGAAAAGCCATAAAAGAGTTCCTCGGCGGATGCCGTTTCGTTCCTCTCGTCGGGCGATGCGGGTTCGCCGAATAA